The Fictibacillus phosphorivorans genomic sequence AGGAAATGATTGCTCTCTGCTGTAGCTAAAAATCGATGAACGGGTTTAGCGTCTGCTGTATTTAAAAGTCCGCTATGATCGAGGATGACAGAAACCTCACGCGCAGTTTCTGCACCAGAACAGATCAACGTGATGTGTTCTCCCATCACTTGCTGAATAATCGGTCTTAATAGCGGATAATGAGTACATCCCAGAATTAACGTATCGATTGATACATCCTTTAACGGATATAAGGTTTCTGAAACGGCACTCAATGTCTCTTCACCTGATAACTTTCCTTGTTCAACAAGTGGAACGAACAACGGGCATGCTAAACTTTCAACGATTACATCGTTACGAATCTGCGTTAGCGCCTGTTTATAAGCACCACTATTGATTGTTCCGACTGTCCCGATTACACCAACGTGATTATTTTTCGTCGCTTTTAAAGCTGAACGGGCACCTGGATGGATAACCCCTAAGACCGGAATGTCTAACTTTCTCTTCGCTTCTTCTAATACTGCTGCAGTGGCCGTATTACAAGCTATAACAAGCATCTTAATTTTTTGTTCTAAAAGATAGTCAATCATTTCCCATGTATAAGTCCTAACCTCTTCAAATGGCCTCGGACCATACGGACACCTTTTCGTGTCACCTAAGTAAATAATTTCTTCTTTCGGTAGCTGCTTCATGATCTCTCTTGCTACCGTTAAACCTCCCACTCCTGAATCAATGACTCCAATGGGTCTATTCAAAAAACATCGCCTCATCTCTATATACATACTGGCGTTAAATCACTGTTTTCTATTCTGCTAATATTTTTATGAAATTGCAATACCATTCGTTAATGTAATGTTTTAGGGTTTGTGAGCTGCATGAGGCTCACCGCACGCCCCATGGAATGCGAGCAACCTGGAGCGGAAATCAATCACTCCCGTGTCCAAACATATTAACTCAACATCTATAGAAAAAGACTATGGAAATTTCCCCATAGTCTTTTTTCTACTTTAGAAATTTTCTTCTGCAAACTTCACAACGTCTTCCATTGTTTCCATTTGTAGAATTTCATCCATGTGTGCACTAATCTTTTCTTTAGACAGACCTAGGATCTGACTACGAGCAGGCAGTACAGATGTAGCACTCATCGAAAATTCATCGAGGCCAAGGCCAAGAAGGATTGGAATAGCGATCGGATCGCCTGCCATCTCTCCACACATACCAGCCCACTTGCCTTCTTTATGAGCTGCATCGATAACCATTTTTACTAATCTTAAGATCGCTGGATTGTATGGCTGATACAAGTAAGAAACTTGTTCGTTCATACGATCTGCAGCCATCGTATATTGAATCAAATCGTTAGTTCCGATGCTAAAGAAGTCAACTTCTTTCGCAAAAGTATCTGCCATTACAGCAGTTGATGGGATCTCAACCATGATCCCTACTTCAATGGATTCAGAAACTTCAATGCCTTCTGATACGAGCTTTTCTTTTTCTTCTAATAAGATCCCTTTAGCAGCACGGAATTCTCCAAGTGTAGCAATCATCGGGAACATGATCTTCAAGTTCCCAAATTGGCTAGCACGAAGAAGTGCTCTAAGTTGAGTACGGAAAATTTCTTGCTCTTCTAAGCAAAGACGAATCGCACGGAATCCTAAGAAAGGATTTAACTCTTTTGGAAGATTTAAATAAGGAAGTTCCTTGTCTCCACCTATATCAAGTGTACGGATAACAACCGGTTTGCCTTCCATCTTTTGAAGCACTTCACTATATGCCTTGAACTGCTCTTCTTCAGTAGGAAGTTGGTCTCGTCCCATGTAAAGGAATTCTGTGCGGTATAAACCGACGCCTTCTGCACCGTTTTCTAAAACACCTTTTACGTCAGCTGGTGTTCCAATATTAGCCGCAAGCTCAACTTGAACAGAATCGCTTGAGAATGTTTTTTCATTCACTAGCTTTGCCCATTCAGCTTTTTGCTTTTGATATTGTTTTTGTTTCTCTTCATACGTTGCTATTTCATCTTCAGTCGGATTCACGATTACATGTCCATCTAAACCGTCGATGATCACCATTACGCCGTTCTCAACGTTTTCAGTAATGGTTTTAGTTCCTACTACTGCAGGAATTTCCATTGAACGAGACATGATTGCTGAGTGAGAAGTTCTCCCACCAATGTCTGTAGCAAATCCTTTAACAAAATTACGGTTTAATTGAGCCGTGTCAGAAGGAGTTAAATCTTCAGCTAGGATGACAACCTCTTCAGTGATGCTTGCAGGTGTTGTAAACGTCACATTTAACAAATGTGCTAACACGCGTTTTGAAACGTCACGAATATCTGCAGCACGCTCTTTCATATATTCGTTATCCATCGATTCAAACATATTGATGAACATAGATGAAACATCGTCCATTGCCGCTTCTGCATTTACTTTTTCATTCTCGATCTTTTGTTTTACAGCATCAACTAGTTCTGGATCGCTCAAAACAAGAAGATGGGCAGCAAAAATCGCTGCCTTATCTTCGCCTAACTCTTTGTTCGCTTTTTCTTTAATAACAGAAAGTTCCTCTTTCGAAACCTTTAGCGCTGCTTCAAAACGCTCGATCTCACTCGCTGAATCGGAGATCGATTTTCTTTCGATCGTTAATTCAGGGTTTTGAAGAACAAACGCTTTTGCGATTGCGATGCCGGCTGATGCTGCAATACCTGAAATTTTTTCAGACATTACTCACCAAGCCCTTCCTTTTTCATTACATTTTCTAATGCTGCGATTGCTTCATCTGCATCTGAACCTTCTGCTTTGATCACGATTGAAGATCCTTGTTGGATTCCAAGACTCATTACGCCCATGATTGATTTTAAGTTAACGCTTTTTCCGTTGTAGTCAAGTGTAATATCTGAGCTGAACTGACCTGCTTGGTTAACTAAAGTTGTTGCTGGACGTGCGTGAATTCCTGATTCGCTAGTTACTTTAAATGTTTTTTCTGCCATGATAATTACCCCTTTATTTTTTGAATGTAATAATATTTTCTTCCTCTATAGCCACAGTTCCTGTTTTTTCGACGGAAACTGTTTCATCCGATAGATTCGTGAAAACAATCGGTGTGATTACGGATGGTGCATTTTCTTTAACAAAGTTCAGATCAACCTTTAAAATCTTCTGGCCGATCTTAACTCTGTCGCCTTCAGAAACAAAGCTCTCAAAACCTTCACCTTTAAGTTTCACTGTATCGATACCAAAGTGAATGAGAATTTCTTTACCTGAATCTGACTCAATACCGATGGCATGTTTTGTCGGGAAGATATTCATTATCTTACCATTAACAGGTGAAACCACCAAACCTTCTGCTGGTTCGATCGCAAATCCATCACCCATCATTTTTCCTGAGAAAACTTGGTCAGGAACTTCTGTGATCGGAAGTATTTTCCCTTTAATCGGAGAAACAAAACGATCATCATCTGTAGAAATTGATGAAGTTGGTGTAGCACCTTCAATGTTTGTTTCCACAACTTTTCCTTGTTCAGGTGTTTTCTCTGCATTCTTCGGTTTAGCTACAGTCTTACCACTGATAATATCTTGAATTTCACTCTTGATCGTATCTGATCGAGTTCCAAAGATTGCTTGAATGTTATTACCCATTTCAAGAACGCCGGATGCTCCGAGTTTTTTCAATCGATCCTTGTCTACTTCCTTTGGATCATTTACAGATACTCTTAATCGAGTGATACAAGCGTCAAGGTTAGAGATATTGGACTCTCCGCCTAATCCCTCTAAAATATTCGCTGCTAATGAATCTTTATTGGACGGTCCAACATTTGTTTCAACTTCATCATCCACAATTTCTCGTCCTGGTGTCTTAAGGTTCCATTTACGAATCGCAAAACGGAATCCAAAGTAATAGATCACTGCAAATACAAGACCTACAGGAATGACAAGCCACCAATCAGTACGATTAGGAAGCACCCCGAACAATAAGTAGTCGATTACACCACCAGAGAAAGTCATACCTATTTTAACATTTAACAAGTGCATAACCATAAAAGAAAGTCCTGCGAAAATAGCATGAATTCCAAATAATACTGGAGCAACAAATAAGAATGTGAACTCAAGTGGTTCTGTAATTCCCGTTAAGAATGAAGTTAACGCAGCAGAACCCATGATACCCGCAACGATTTTCTTTTGTTCAGGTCGCGCTTCATGATACATCGCTAATGCTGCAGCAGGAAGTCCAAACATCATGAACGGGAACTTACCAGTCATAAAAGTACCTGCTGTTAGTTCAACGTTATCTTTTAATTGTGCAAAGAAGATTGCTTGGTCACCACGAACAAGTCCTTCTGCTGCAGATTTATAAGAGCCGAACTCAAACCAGAACGGCGAGTAGAAAATGTGATGTAGTCCAAAAGGAATCAATGAACGTTCGATCACACCAAAGATAAACGCTGCGACCGTCAAGTTCGAATTAATCATGCTTTCAGAGAACGTATTAAGTCCATGCTGAACAGGTGGCCAGATGAACGTCATTACAATACCTAATGCTAGAGCAGATACTGCTGTAACGATTGGCACAAAACGTTTACCAGCAAAGAATCCTAAGTATTGAGGAAGTTCAATGTTATAGAACCTCTTATAGAGATAGGAGGCTAAAATACCGACGATGATACCGCCAAACACTCCCGTTTGAAGTGTTGGAATTCCTAGTACGTTCGCAAAAGAAGGATCTTTTCCGATCATATCAGGAGTTACACCTTCAATAACGCTCATGGTTACATTCATAATCAAGTAACCGATAATAGCAGCTAATCCTGCTACACCTTCACCGCCTGCTAGTCCTACCGCAACACCTACGGCAAACAGTAACGATAAGTTAGCAAAAACAATGTCTCCCGATTTCTCCATTACGTCTGCAACAAGTTGGAACCATGCTGCATCCAATGCAGGTATTCTTTCAATCAACGCTGGGTTTTTAAACGCATTACCAAAGGCAAGCAACAGACCTGCAGCTGGTAAGATCGCAACCGGCAACATAAGTGCTTTACCTACGCGTTGAAGAACACCAAATAGTTTTTTCCACATAGGAAGTCCTCCTTTTAAATATGATAACCCTTCCATTTACTTTCGCATGCATCAAACAAAAAAAAGACATAAATAAGAAACATGAGCAAATTCCTAATCAGAATTAATATATCCTAATTAAGCATCTACTACACTTTTGTTTCTTACTTATGCCTGATCGAATCAGTAACACGTAAAAACGAGTTGTTCTATATTCTTTTTATCATTTGTCGTCATTGTCATAACGCGAAAGCCTTTGCAAATGCATGGTTAAATATACTGCCTCTGCATGTGGCACGGGTTTTTGTAAGGTATTTTGCATAACCTTAATCAACTTCCACGCCAAATTGTAGCATAAAGGATATTCTTCTTTCAACACATTTGCTAACTTTTCTTGTTCTTCCATAATATCACCCATAGAAACACGTTCGATGGCATGTCTTAAGTGTCGCACAAGACGTAAATAATTAATGCTTTTCGTATCAAATGAAAGTTCAAATGAATCTTGTATCATCTGCATTAACGTGTTGATAAGTTCTGAGTGCTTCTTAATATCGGTTACACTTTTATTCGTTATAGCACTGTGAATATGCAGTGCCACAAAACCGATCTCACCCTCAGGAAGATGAATACCTAGGGATTTATTGATGATTTCGATCGCCTCTTCAGCGACTGTATATTCTTTTGGATATAACGTTTGCGTTTCAGTTAAAAAT encodes the following:
- the ptsP gene encoding phosphoenolpyruvate--protein phosphotransferase, whose protein sequence is MSEKISGIAASAGIAIAKAFVLQNPELTIERKSISDSASEIERFEAALKVSKEELSVIKEKANKELGEDKAAIFAAHLLVLSDPELVDAVKQKIENEKVNAEAAMDDVSSMFINMFESMDNEYMKERAADIRDVSKRVLAHLLNVTFTTPASITEEVVILAEDLTPSDTAQLNRNFVKGFATDIGGRTSHSAIMSRSMEIPAVVGTKTITENVENGVMVIIDGLDGHVIVNPTEDEIATYEEKQKQYQKQKAEWAKLVNEKTFSSDSVQVELAANIGTPADVKGVLENGAEGVGLYRTEFLYMGRDQLPTEEEQFKAYSEVLQKMEGKPVVIRTLDIGGDKELPYLNLPKELNPFLGFRAIRLCLEEQEIFRTQLRALLRASQFGNLKIMFPMIATLGEFRAAKGILLEEKEKLVSEGIEVSESIEVGIMVEIPSTAVMADTFAKEVDFFSIGTNDLIQYTMAADRMNEQVSYLYQPYNPAILRLVKMVIDAAHKEGKWAGMCGEMAGDPIAIPILLGLGLDEFSMSATSVLPARSQILGLSKEKISAHMDEILQMETMEDVVKFAEENF
- the ptsG gene encoding glucose-specific PTS transporter subunit IIBC — translated: MWKKLFGVLQRVGKALMLPVAILPAAGLLLAFGNAFKNPALIERIPALDAAWFQLVADVMEKSGDIVFANLSLLFAVGVAVGLAGGEGVAGLAAIIGYLIMNVTMSVIEGVTPDMIGKDPSFANVLGIPTLQTGVFGGIIVGILASYLYKRFYNIELPQYLGFFAGKRFVPIVTAVSALALGIVMTFIWPPVQHGLNTFSESMINSNLTVAAFIFGVIERSLIPFGLHHIFYSPFWFEFGSYKSAAEGLVRGDQAIFFAQLKDNVELTAGTFMTGKFPFMMFGLPAAALAMYHEARPEQKKIVAGIMGSAALTSFLTGITEPLEFTFLFVAPVLFGIHAIFAGLSFMVMHLLNVKIGMTFSGGVIDYLLFGVLPNRTDWWLVIPVGLVFAVIYYFGFRFAIRKWNLKTPGREIVDDEVETNVGPSNKDSLAANILEGLGGESNISNLDACITRLRVSVNDPKEVDKDRLKKLGASGVLEMGNNIQAIFGTRSDTIKSEIQDIISGKTVAKPKNAEKTPEQGKVVETNIEGATPTSSISTDDDRFVSPIKGKILPITEVPDQVFSGKMMGDGFAIEPAEGLVVSPVNGKIMNIFPTKHAIGIESDSGKEILIHFGIDTVKLKGEGFESFVSEGDRVKIGQKILKVDLNFVKENAPSVITPIVFTNLSDETVSVEKTGTVAIEEENIITFKK
- a CDS encoding phosphocarrier protein HPr — its product is MAEKTFKVTSESGIHARPATTLVNQAGQFSSDITLDYNGKSVNLKSIMGVMSLGIQQGSSIVIKAEGSDADEAIAALENVMKKEGLGE
- the racE gene encoding glutamate racemase, coding for MNRPIGVIDSGVGGLTVAREIMKQLPKEEIIYLGDTKRCPYGPRPFEEVRTYTWEMIDYLLEQKIKMLVIACNTATAAVLEEAKRKLDIPVLGVIHPGARSALKATKNNHVGVIGTVGTINSGAYKQALTQIRNDVIVESLACPLFVPLVEQGKLSGEETLSAVSETLYPLKDVSIDTLILGCTHYPLLRPIIQQVMGEHITLICSGAETAREVSVILDHSGLLNTADAKPVHRFLATAESNHFLQIANHWLDRKIEKVECIQL
- the glcT gene encoding glucose PTS transporter transcription antiterminator GlcT, with amino-acid sequence MNKSLQVKKVLNNNVVVAINSSGEERIVIGKGIGFGKKQGEEIFPKQVDKLFVLRDENEQEQYKTLLNSIDEKIVELINDVIVHIRTRFKNELNEHIHVALTDHITFAIKRLEQRMDIKNPFLTETQTLYPKEYTVAEEAIEIINKSLGIHLPEGEIGFVALHIHSAITNKSVTDIKKHSELINTLMQMIQDSFELSFDTKSINYLRLVRHLRHAIERVSMGDIMEEQEKLANVLKEEYPLCYNLAWKLIKVMQNTLQKPVPHAEAVYLTMHLQRLSRYDNDDK